From Gadus macrocephalus chromosome 16, ASM3116895v1:
TTTAAATGGGGCCATTTAATAATTTTGAATGGGGCCATGTAATAATTTTTAATCTGCGAGGGTCGTCTCCGCTAGTCCGGGGTTCACATGCTAGTCTGTGATCACACCCTATTGATCCGCTTCGTCTTATAAATAGCATCTCTGCTGCAGAATAGAGAGCAACCTCAGCTGTAGAACACAGAGGAACCTTAGCAGTAGAACAGAGAGCATGTTATCTACATGTGTTCAAGGTTGATGCCAGGTTACATTCCCACAGAATCCCCCCTGGAGTGCGTCGTCAACCCTTGTGCGTTGTACCTTTGACCTTTCAATGGAAACCTTTCAAGACTACACTTTAAATGGCTATTTTGATTTGATGTgtgttttaatgatttgtttgcttgcatgtgtgtgacgcacgcatgtgtgtgtgtttttgtgcgcatgtgtgcatgcattcttttatgcatgtgtgtgagtgatgtgcATGGCTCTTATGAGGGTTGTCTGACCATGCGATGCTAGGCATAATCCAGACATGGTAATTATCATGCACAAAGCCTTCATCATCGcagcacacagagagacaacgaTTCCTTTGTACTTGCTGAGGGTCCGAGAAAGCATTCATTGAACAGCAGCAAAGTCATTTCATATGCCATGCATTTCATGTGCCATGTACTTTGTCAATATGCCTTTTTTTAGGAGTTCCCACACCCCACATTTTCAGGTGAGATTTGAGAAGCAGatttctcttccttcctccacAGTGAGTCACAAGATGGGGATCTTTGTTATATTTGTGAAAGTTGAGTCCTCCTTCCGAGTTTCATCTCCGGCTCTGTTCCCTTTTTCAGGATTGTGATGCAGGAGTTTAATGCACTTGGTGATTAAGAATTAATCTGATGTTTAAATACGGAATATCTATTGTCAAGGGAAATTATAGAAACCACcctaaattacatttttttagaagatTACGATACAATGCTTTGTTGAGTTGCTGTTTTATCAAAACATTATGTAACAATATTCTGGTATAAAACGCATATTGTGCTTATCCGAAGCTTGGATTTATTTTGCCATGGATGAGCACATAGGGGTTGGGGTTTCTGGCCCGAGGTTGCCCACAGGTATCTGTTGATGTTGGGGATTGAACCTAAAactgggtcggcttagctcaggaggtagagcagttgtcttgtaaccgaaaggttgctagtttgatccccagctcctcctagctgagtgtcgatgtgtccctgagcaaggcacttaaccctaactgctcctgacgagctggctgtcgccttgcatggttgactctgccatcggtgtgtgaatgtgtgtgtgtattaaccgatgtaagtcgccttggataaaagcgtctgccaaatgccctaattgCAATTGTAAAACTTTTTGTTTGGCTTTTATTTTAACAAGGCTTTGCGTTTAGTTTTAGTTAtgtttcaggggggggggggggggggggcatacctCAAAGTCTGGCAGCAGGTCCTCCTCGTCGCTGTAGGACAGACTCTGGAGGTCCTGGGCCTCCGCCAGCAGCttcctctccagcatggacccAGGGTGGATGTCCACGAAGGTGGTCTCCAGGTAGTCCTTGTTCAGCAGGGGTTCTGCGGGACCCCAGAGGCCCGAGGGGGGGTAGCAGGACTCCAGGTTACGCGGCAGGGAACAGGGGTCCAGGACCTGCTGCTGATGcgggtgctggaggtggtgggtgggccCACCGCAGTACCCCCTCCAGGCCAGCGGGGGGTAGACCCGGTCCTCCTCACAGCGCACCAAGACCCCCTTCAGGAGCCCTCGGCCCGGGTGGGGGCTGTCCCCTAGGAGAGGGTGCTCCAGGTCGTCCTGGTTGTCCATCGTCCTTGCTAGcactgctgctactactgctatGGGAAGGTGGGCCAAGTCATCCACCAGCCAGAAACAATCTATAAATCAATgtgccaagctctctctctacctctcttagtctttctctctctctctctctctctctctctctctctctctctctctctctctctccctctctctctctctctctctctctctctctctctctctctctctctctctctctctctctctctctctctttaaatcGTCTCTCCTGGTTCACGCAGAAGCAGCTGGTCGGGGGATTTAGTGGCGCGCCGATAATCCATCCTTTAATCCAATTCTTTAATTTTTCCCTTATTGAAGGCCTCGCTCTCAAGCCCGCAGATGCAGACCAAGACCATGGCGAAGTGAAAACGCCCTGCTCGCTCTGCTGGAGCCAAGTCCAGGGGTTTTTCCCCCCAGCTCGGTCGCGTCTGAACAGATCCCAGATCTCGTCGTCCTCTTACTCAGTTGTCACAGGCGGTTTGTTCCGCTGCTTGTCCTCTCTTGTCCCATTTCAGTTGGACTGAGTGCATCAGCGTTCATGgggaaaaatacatttatatctCTGTTCTAATATACTCTGGAAATTATGATTTGGACGACGGAAGGCCTTGAACAGCCAACGATAAAAGTTCAGCTTTCTATTTCGGGATAAACCTTCAGGGTTCGTTCATTTAGATCCCGGCTTGTAAATCATGTCAGCACAGATATTTATCTTCAACTGTACTAAAAAACTGAAGTGAGAAGCGAACAGATTCTTTACATGTGTAGTCTCTAAAGATTGGTGATCTCTGATTCTACCCGGGTAGATTAAGAATAGGTATTCAAGAGCTGGGTTGAGGCGGACTAAACGGTGCATATCCAGGTGTTGAAGATCCCAGAAAATGGTCTGTTATCCTTAGGGTTGTATCCATCATCAACACGGAGTATGGTTGCTGTGGCTACCTCGGGGAGGCAGTTGCTATGACTACCGCAGGGTTAGCCGTTGCTGATGAGAGAAAAACAAAGGTGGACTGGTCGAATGATGAATGGATATGATGACGTTTGCTGGGGTCTCAACTCTGGGGGCGTGTATCCTTCGGGGGTCCTCGTCCACAGAGGGTCCCGCCTGGTTTAGTATATCAACCCTCTTTGGATGCAGAGTTGATCTGTTCTGAAAAGGAAGCAAGATGTCGGGAAACATGTTAGAAACACTGGGAGTCCACAACCCCAGCCATGATccgccccacccacacacacacacacacacacacacacacacacacacacacacaaacacacacacacacacacacacacacacacacacacacacacacacacacacacacgcgcgcgcgcgcgcagcgcgcgcgcacacacacacacacacacacacacacacacacacacacacacacacacacacacacacacacacacacacacacacacgcacacaatcacttCCTTCTCTAAGGTGTTACCACCTGTATTCTGGAGGTGGATATTTTCTGAAGACAGTGTCTCTTATTAACTCTTTACCACCGACGTaggagggggagtgtgtgtgtgtacttgttttTCCAAAACACCATTATGACTAAACTGCAGAGTCAGCAGCatgaggtggaggggttgtACTGGTGTGTACTGTTGTACgtttttgtgttgttagtgttgTCTGGTGCTTAATGTGCTGTgtcttgttgtttgtgtgtgttctgtttattttgcatgttttctcttttttcctccTTCTAGAATGTGTCAAGACAGGCCGGTTCTCCCTGGCCTTCAGAAGAACTCCCCCCTCCACAACGGCTGACGTTAGGTGATAGGCACCCCACAGACTGTGTTGGTTGTGACTGTACCTCGGTTTACGTTGATATTTCTCTTGCTTTGTTCTTTCCATAAAGTCCTCATGAGAAGCTTCGGTCGGGGAAGGGCATCTTGTTTGTGGTATATTTCTAAGcccattttttgtttttgtgtgtctgttggcctTTAAATACATCCACTCAGATCGAGGGATGAAGGCTTGTTTTACAGACGGAGACAACAAACACTTTATCTCTAAGGCTCCCATCACTTAAGCCCAGGTGGTTTGACTCCTCTCCAATCACACACCTCCGTCCAGGGGCAGCGTTGGCTGGACAGCTCCCGGTAACCCACGTCACTGTGGAGCAGACCTGACGATCATCGCTTGGTACTGGGAAGCTACCTCTAGGGTTCTAAAACCACAATTNNNNNNNNNNNNNNNNNNNNNNNNNNNNNNNNNNNNNNNNNNNNNNNNNNNNNNNNNNNNNNNNNNNNNNNNNNNNNNNNNNNNNNNNNNNNNNNNNNNNAGTCcttacactcaaacacacatacacatttacacCCAAGTACACAAGTgtacccagacacacacgcgcgcacacgcacacacacgcaaacacacacgcacatacacatccCCCTTAAGTCTATACGtctatgtatatgtacatgtTTATCTATTCCTCTAACTATATAGACATTCTTGTAAACAGCGAGGAGAATGACGTCTAATCTGTCCCAAATGGGATATAAATACACGCCTACAGACGCGAGCCTTCGATTAACACAATACGTGCATTATTCATGTTATAACCACGTGACGCCTACCGTGCAAACAAGAATTATCACTACAAAAGGAAAGACACCACGTACGTTGTCATCATTGGGGTTTTGCTTATATCATATGCATGTGAAtgtcaataaataaacacacatattgATGCACAATAAACACATGAAACCCATGAAACACACGTCGAGTAAGGATGTCGATGGGAAACAGCCCTATGCTATTGTATTGTATCAATGTGTTCAATTAGGGAATTACGTGTATTTCGTTATGATGCTGTTAGTGTTAGGGTGTTCGTGTGTGTTGTCCATGCAGCAGTTTCAGCGCAAAGAGCATAATGGAAAGATCGACCGAGGCAGAAAACAGTCCTACCTCCAGAGTAAAAGACCTCAGGAACAATCCTCGTCGCTCCTCCTCTGTTCGGGGTgctggtgtggggggtgggggaagaaGAGGTCCAGAGGGAATCCCAGTTAAACCATCGGATAGACGTCCGACTCGAGGACACCGAACCTTGGCACAGCGTCTCGTCACCACGTCCACATTGAGCCCGTAGTGTGGTGCGTCTGAGCGCGTTCCGATGCCCACACGCCTCTGCTGCGTCGACGAATTCCTCCTCTGCGTGTGTgaacgtggtgtgtgtgcgcgtgtgcgcgcctGTGCTCGGGTATCCCGGGTCCTGCTGCGGTGTGAGAGAAGTTGGCAGTCACCTTCCGTAGGGTTAAGGGATGAGTGTGTGCTGGAGTCAACACGCACACCGGCGCGTGCGTTCCGTCTCTGCGGTTGTTTCGGTCCTCGCGCTGTAATCCGCGGTGTATTTTTAACGTCTTAAGTTTTCTCTGTTAGCCCGTTTCCGACACCTGCAAACTACAGCgatagccctctctctctctctctctctctctctctctctctctctctctctctctctctctctctctctctctctctctctctctctctctctctctctctctctctctctctctctctctctctctctctctctctctctctctctctctctctcccctcctcgccAGGTCCTAAAGTCGGTAGAatgtgtgtatgggtatgtatgtactgtatagcATAAGGCAAGGATTCTGTTTCCCGACTTTACCAATTCTTGGTAAAATAGGCAGGTACGAGAAAACACAAGAGTCGGAATCGCCCCCTTCCCCTGACCATTCAGAAGTCGATCCATCTGCAGTTGGAGCTattcaattacatttattaggGTGACACTTTGGTCCATATAGCTACTCAAGTTACAGTAAGTGCAATAAACAAGATATAACCGAATCCTTCGAGTACATACAATTCATGAAGCAACTTGTGGATGTGCTTCTATATAGAACTGATCAGTCAGTCACTGTTAGCATTGCAGGGTGCAAAGGAGGGGTATAAGTGTGGGCTGCCTCATTCTGCGAGAGCTGCAGAGGACGAATGGCACAGGCAGGCAGTTACAGTAGTCTCCCTGGAGATGAGGACAGCAGGGACCAATTCCCGGGTGGCCTTCCGGGTGAGGAACGCAAATCTGCCGGAGCAGGTATAGTGGCAAGTTGGCAGCGAAGAACCTCTGGTCATCCAGAGTCCCACCCTGGATCCTCGATCCGTTCCTCCTCGCCATCCGAGTCGCCGGCACCACGGAGTGATGTCGGTGTCGATGGAGAGGTCTGGGCCGGGAGACGCCGTCTCTGGAGCGATGGGCGTTCCCGTCGTGCCCGGGGGGGGAGCTTCGGGTGGGGTGTGGACATCCGCTGAGAGATGTGGGTCGGACACACCAAAAACCTGTGCTCGTAGTAGGGTctcacaaagtaaaaaaaaaatactgaatTAGTTGCGTGGTTTGTCCGATGAGATTCCAGCTTCATAAAGAGAAGATCCCTGGGAGTCCAGACATGGCACTGGAGAAGACACAGCGAGAGGAACTGGACGAGTGAAATATCGCCCTCTCACTCACAGGCACATAGTCCAGTTTAGGCTGAACTAACAGTTCGTGGTCATTTTCCCGTACTCATAATGACGTATGTATTTAACAGAGTTTGGAGTCAGTTGAAGAAGTGACCAACGTGCCGGAACTctggggctgcacacctgtaGTGTATTGCGCAATCGATGTGCACACAGGTgtaaccagccatcaccacgcACGCTCCGGGAGATCTCCTGAAAGGCAGCATCTGGAGCACCAGGTCATCTGTCAATTGTCATTGTCAGTCAACTTCTACAATAAACCGGTTTTGGTTGTCAGGGGGGGATTCTGGGtgggggtcagtgtgtgttggGTCTAAGGTGGGTTCAGGGTGGTGGCCTAGGGTTGAGGTGGAGAATATACCTCGGCACCAACGCTGGACATTAGAAATCAATGAAATCCTCCCTAATCCAGATGAATCAAGTTCGGTACATTTAGGCGCACCAACTCTATTAAGCCTTCTatgtctgctgtctgtctgtctctctgtctgtctgtctgtttatctgtgtgtgtgtgtgtgtgtgtgtgtgt
This genomic window contains:
- the tmem91 gene encoding transmembrane protein 91 translates to MDNQDDLEHPLLGDSPHPGRGLLKGVLVRCEEDRVYPPLAWRGYCGGPTHHLQHPHQQQVLDPCSLPRNLESCYPPSGLWGPAEPLLNKDYLETTFVDIHPGSMLERKLLAEAQDLQSLSYSDEEDLLPDFEDSSSDEFSESDSDSDFPLMIPQDHLGLAFFSMLCCFWPLGIAAFYLSQKTNRASAQGDYEGATAASRHALWLSVLSIVFGIITYICAIAALISYLSVKPP